A genomic region of Lysinibacillus sp. 2017 contains the following coding sequences:
- a CDS encoding acetylornithine transaminase, giving the protein MSALFQNYARRPFAIVEGKGTEVFDTTGKRYLDFTSGIAVCSLGHAHPSIVEAIQKQSEKLWHISNLFESPGQEQLAASLVRDLPLSYAFFCNSGAEANEAAIKLARKHTGKHKIIVFEQSFHGRTFGAMSATGQDKVRKGFGPLVSEFVTLPFNDVEALKAAVDDKTAAIMLEMIQGEGGVNSVSEGFAKAIHEIQQATDVLIIVDEVQTGIGRTGTRFAFEQTAIQPNIVSMAKGLGGGFPIGGILGTEELFDTFNAGTHGTTFGGNPLAVAVAQTVIDQVFDESFLNNVKQKSTYFIGKLKEAFPDDIYTIQGKGLMLGLGLGGIDVAPYVTELDEAGLLTVAAGPKVIRLLPPLTVSEKEIDEAVAVLKSVILK; this is encoded by the coding sequence ATGAGTGCATTATTTCAAAATTACGCAAGAAGACCTTTCGCCATTGTCGAAGGGAAAGGCACAGAAGTTTTTGATACAACAGGAAAGCGTTATTTAGATTTTACGAGTGGAATTGCCGTCTGTAGTTTAGGTCATGCGCATCCTTCTATTGTTGAAGCCATTCAAAAACAAAGTGAAAAGCTTTGGCATATTAGTAACTTATTCGAAAGTCCGGGTCAAGAACAATTAGCGGCATCATTAGTAAGGGATTTACCGTTATCGTATGCGTTTTTTTGTAACAGTGGTGCTGAAGCAAATGAAGCGGCCATAAAATTAGCACGCAAGCATACAGGCAAGCATAAAATTATTGTATTTGAACAAAGCTTCCACGGTCGTACATTTGGTGCGATGAGTGCAACAGGTCAAGATAAAGTCCGAAAAGGTTTTGGCCCATTAGTGAGTGAGTTCGTTACATTACCCTTTAATGATGTTGAAGCATTAAAAGCAGCGGTAGACGATAAAACGGCAGCGATTATGCTAGAAATGATTCAAGGGGAAGGTGGCGTCAATTCGGTTTCAGAGGGATTTGCCAAGGCCATTCATGAAATCCAGCAAGCCACAGACGTTTTAATTATTGTCGATGAAGTGCAAACGGGTATTGGTCGAACAGGTACACGCTTTGCCTTTGAACAAACCGCAATTCAACCAAATATCGTATCGATGGCAAAAGGGCTTGGTGGCGGCTTCCCTATTGGTGGCATACTCGGGACAGAAGAGCTGTTTGATACATTTAATGCGGGTACGCATGGCACAACATTTGGAGGAAACCCGTTAGCCGTTGCTGTCGCGCAAACAGTTATTGATCAAGTATTTGATGAATCTTTTTTAAATAATGTGAAACAAAAATCTACATACTTCATTGGAAAGTTAAAAGAAGCATTTCCTGATGATATCTATACAATTCAAGGAAAAGGTCTAATGCTTGGCCTAGGTCTCGGTGGGATAGATGTAGCTCCTTATGTAACGGAGCTTGATGAGGCGGGTTTATTAACCGTCGCAGCAGGCCCGAAAGTTATTCGTTTATTACCACCTTTAACGGTGTCTGAAAAAGAAATTGATGAAGCAGTAGCTGTTTTGAAATCAGTTATTCTTAAATAA
- a CDS encoding YIP1 family protein has product MSEQQTTMVDDRHAILSIAVKPRDTIRYLLKTKNIAYFIFLGIVGMFTNNLISLVGTKFNGNYTLGDYVYSAFMSSFLLYFLSTLLSAAVLMLSAKVFGGKGRFKPMFRMISVTMIPYIWILPMILFWMQFAPQSFFEITYIETGLSDIILQFVCGTFIFIASIWTFALMIIGISEVHQISKWRAFFAALIVILILVFLIVFFL; this is encoded by the coding sequence TTGAGTGAGCAACAAACGACAATGGTCGATGATCGGCATGCAATACTAAGCATAGCTGTAAAACCACGTGATACAATTCGCTATTTATTAAAGACAAAAAACATTGCCTATTTTATATTTTTAGGCATTGTAGGGATGTTTACGAATAATTTAATAAGTTTAGTAGGTACTAAATTTAATGGAAATTATACGCTGGGTGATTACGTTTACTCTGCATTTATGTCGAGCTTCCTTTTATATTTTTTATCGACGTTGTTATCTGCTGCTGTTTTAATGTTATCTGCTAAAGTATTCGGGGGAAAAGGTAGATTTAAGCCAATGTTTCGTATGATTAGTGTGACGATGATTCCATATATTTGGATATTGCCAATGATATTATTTTGGATGCAGTTCGCACCCCAGTCATTTTTTGAAATCACCTATATAGAAACGGGCTTGAGTGATATAATTTTACAGTTTGTTTGTGGAACGTTTATTTTTATCGCATCGATTTGGACATTTGCATTGATGATTATTGGTATTTCAGAAGTACATCAGATTTCCAAATGGCGCGCATTTTTCGCAGCGCTAATAGTTATTTTAATATTAGTTTTTTTAATAGTATTTTTCTTGTAA
- the argJ gene encoding bifunctional ornithine acetyltransferase/N-acetylglutamate synthase produces the protein MTTVIEMKKLSSKNIVSPKGFIAAGVHCGIKHKKKDIAILISEVPASVAGVFTTNAVQAAPIKVTKEVVYNTKKMQAMIVNSGNANACTGKQGLADAYEMQKLAAQKLGIDETLVGVASTGVIGEIMKMEPVKKGIDLLNPDSKLENGIDFAQAIMTTDTVMKNTTYATIIDGKEVLVSGTAKGSGMIEPNMATMLGFITTDANIDSEELQKALSHVTDCTFNSITVDGDTSTNDTVVVMANGLAGNNLLSPTHPEWENFYTALRLVAEDLAKSIARDGEGATKLIEVEVDGAISDEEARKIAKSVVGSPLVKTAVFGCDANWGRIIAAVGYSGATIDPEKITIKIGGATMVENGEPIKFSEEALIEILKQHEVKIYVSLEVGEGHGFAWGCDLTYDYVQINASYRS, from the coding sequence ATGACGACAGTAATTGAAATGAAAAAGCTATCCAGTAAAAATATCGTGTCACCAAAAGGATTTATAGCTGCAGGTGTACATTGTGGGATTAAGCATAAGAAAAAAGATATAGCGATTTTAATTAGTGAAGTACCTGCAAGTGTAGCAGGTGTATTTACAACAAATGCTGTACAGGCTGCACCGATTAAAGTGACAAAAGAAGTTGTTTATAATACAAAAAAAATGCAAGCAATGATCGTCAATTCAGGCAATGCTAACGCATGTACTGGGAAACAAGGTTTGGCAGATGCATATGAAATGCAAAAGTTAGCCGCACAAAAACTAGGCATTGATGAGACACTTGTTGGCGTAGCTTCAACGGGTGTTATCGGTGAAATTATGAAGATGGAGCCTGTGAAAAAAGGCATAGATCTTCTAAACCCAGATTCAAAACTTGAAAACGGTATTGATTTTGCACAAGCAATTATGACGACAGATACTGTTATGAAAAACACAACATATGCGACAATCATTGATGGAAAGGAAGTATTAGTATCAGGAACAGCAAAGGGCTCAGGGATGATTGAACCAAATATGGCAACAATGCTTGGCTTTATTACGACTGATGCTAATATTGATTCAGAGGAGTTACAAAAAGCATTATCTCATGTAACCGACTGTACATTTAACTCGATTACAGTCGACGGGGATACATCAACGAATGATACTGTTGTCGTGATGGCTAATGGTTTAGCAGGGAATAATCTTTTATCTCCAACACATCCAGAATGGGAAAATTTCTACACAGCATTACGCCTAGTCGCAGAAGATTTAGCAAAATCCATTGCACGTGACGGAGAAGGGGCTACGAAATTAATCGAAGTGGAAGTCGACGGTGCCATTTCAGATGAAGAAGCACGTAAAATTGCAAAATCAGTAGTAGGTTCACCATTAGTAAAAACTGCAGTATTTGGCTGTGATGCGAACTGGGGGCGTATTATTGCTGCAGTAGGTTATTCCGGTGCAACAATTGATCCAGAAAAAATCACGATAAAAATTGGTGGTGCTACGATGGTAGAAAACGGCGAGCCCATTAAATTTTCAGAAGAAGCGTTAATTGAGATATTAAAACAACATGAAGTGAAAATATATGTGTCGCTTGAAGTGGGTGAAGGGCATGGCTTTGCATGGGGGTGTGATTTAACTTATGACTACGTTCAAATCAACGCATCCTACCGCTCGTAA
- the tyrS gene encoding tyrosine--tRNA ligase produces MNELLQDLEWRGLLYQQTDAEGMEKLLNEKKVSLYVGVDPTADSMHIGHIVPLLTLRRFQKAGHTPILLVGGATGTVGDPSGRSEERQLQTMEQVEKNVQGLKKQMERLFDFNSGAENSAQLVNNNDWVGPMSLIDFLRDYGKLINVNYILNKDTVASRLDSGISFTEFAYTLIQGIDFNHLYDHHNVRIQVGGSDQWGNITTGLEMIRKTHDENAKAYGITIPLVTKADGTKFGKSAGGSVWLDAEKTSPYEFYQFWINTADADVVKYLKIFTFLSREEIEALSVSVEEEPHLRKGQKALAEEMTRLIHGEAGLEAAERITKALFSGDLKALSVEEMKVAFAGVPSVEVVKEDKNIVELIVEAGISSSKRQAREDVTNGAISVNGEKVTDLEYVVDAKDRLDDAFAIIRRGKKKYHMVKFA; encoded by the coding sequence ATGAATGAATTATTACAAGATTTAGAGTGGCGCGGTTTGTTATACCAACAAACAGACGCTGAAGGTATGGAAAAATTACTTAATGAGAAAAAGGTTTCCTTATATGTAGGGGTTGACCCAACTGCAGATTCAATGCACATCGGTCACATCGTTCCTCTATTAACATTACGTCGTTTCCAAAAAGCAGGTCACACACCGATTCTTTTAGTAGGTGGCGCGACAGGTACAGTAGGGGATCCATCAGGTCGTTCTGAAGAGCGTCAATTACAAACAATGGAGCAAGTTGAGAAAAACGTACAAGGTCTTAAAAAGCAAATGGAACGTCTATTTGACTTTAACTCAGGTGCTGAAAACTCAGCACAACTTGTAAATAATAATGACTGGGTTGGACCAATGTCATTAATCGACTTCCTACGTGATTACGGGAAATTAATTAATGTTAACTACATTTTAAATAAAGATACAGTGGCATCTCGCTTAGATTCTGGTATTTCATTTACTGAATTTGCGTACACATTAATCCAAGGTATTGACTTCAACCATTTATACGATCACCACAATGTACGTATTCAAGTGGGTGGCTCTGACCAATGGGGTAATATTACAACGGGCTTAGAAATGATTCGTAAAACACATGATGAAAATGCGAAAGCTTACGGTATTACAATTCCTCTTGTAACAAAAGCAGATGGTACGAAATTTGGTAAATCTGCAGGTGGTTCTGTATGGTTAGACGCTGAAAAAACATCTCCTTATGAGTTCTACCAGTTCTGGATTAATACAGCTGACGCTGATGTTGTGAAATATTTAAAAATCTTCACATTCTTAAGTCGTGAAGAGATTGAAGCTCTTTCAGTAAGTGTAGAAGAAGAGCCACATTTACGTAAAGGACAAAAAGCATTAGCAGAAGAAATGACACGCTTAATCCACGGTGAAGCTGGTTTAGAAGCAGCAGAACGTATTACCAAAGCATTATTCTCTGGCGATTTAAAAGCATTATCAGTAGAAGAAATGAAAGTAGCATTCGCTGGTGTTCCTTCTGTTGAAGTTGTTAAAGAAGATAAAAACATCGTGGAATTAATCGTAGAAGCAGGCATTTCATCTTCAAAACGCCAAGCACGTGAAGATGTAACAAATGGTGCAATTAGCGTAAACGGTGAAAAAGTAACGGATTTAGAATACGTAGTTGACGCAAAAGATCGTCTTGATGACGCATTCGCAATCATCCGTCGCGGTAAGAAAAAGTACCATATGGTGAAATTCGCTTAA
- the dctA gene encoding C4-dicarboxylate transporter DctA: MKFLKNLTVQVIIAILLGIVVGAIWPEFGASLKILADLFIKLIKMLIAPIIFLTVVIGIGSMGDMKKVGKIGGKALLYFEIVSTVALAIGICIGIFVNAGAGIDTTHAGDTDISKYTTAAAENSDAGLGGFIFSIIPDNFVGALANGDLLPTLLCAVLFGIAAATLGERTRPVITFFEQVSEIFFKIVSMVMKISPIGAFGAMAYTIGNFGLGSLKSLGLLMGAVYLTMFVFVIVVLGSIARFYGFNIFKYINYIKDEIFLVIGTSSSESALPTMMRKLEKLGCSKQVVGLVVPTGYSFNLDGTSIYLSMSTLFIAQAYGADLSLVQMITLLGVLMITSKGAAGVTGSGFITLAATLAAFPMVPVEGIALLIGVDRFMSEARAVTNLIGNGVACIVVSKSEKEFTSNEVSKSIAIK; this comes from the coding sequence ATGAAGTTCCTAAAAAATTTAACTGTACAAGTAATTATAGCTATCCTACTTGGGATTGTTGTAGGTGCGATTTGGCCTGAATTTGGGGCTAGTTTAAAAATTTTAGCGGATTTATTCATTAAGTTAATCAAAATGTTAATTGCACCGATTATCTTCTTAACCGTTGTTATCGGTATTGGTAGTATGGGTGACATGAAGAAAGTCGGAAAAATCGGCGGGAAAGCGTTACTTTATTTTGAAATTGTTTCTACAGTGGCATTAGCAATTGGAATTTGCATCGGGATTTTTGTTAATGCAGGTGCTGGAATTGATACAACACACGCTGGTGATACAGATATTTCAAAATATACCACTGCTGCCGCTGAAAACAGTGATGCTGGTTTAGGTGGATTCATCTTTTCAATCATTCCAGATAATTTTGTTGGGGCACTTGCAAATGGTGATCTATTGCCTACTTTATTATGTGCGGTATTATTCGGTATCGCGGCTGCTACATTAGGTGAAAGAACACGTCCTGTTATAACATTTTTTGAACAAGTCTCAGAAATCTTCTTTAAAATTGTTAGCATGGTCATGAAAATTTCGCCAATCGGGGCATTTGGTGCAATGGCCTATACAATCGGTAACTTTGGTTTGGGCTCATTAAAATCTCTTGGTCTACTAATGGGTGCTGTTTATCTTACAATGTTTGTGTTTGTCATTGTTGTACTAGGATCAATCGCTCGTTTTTACGGCTTTAACATTTTCAAATACATTAACTACATTAAAGATGAAATTTTCCTTGTAATTGGTACTTCATCATCTGAATCGGCACTTCCTACGATGATGCGTAAACTTGAAAAATTAGGATGTTCAAAACAAGTAGTTGGACTTGTTGTTCCTACTGGATATTCATTTAACTTAGATGGTACTTCCATTTATCTATCAATGTCTACGCTATTCATTGCCCAAGCATATGGCGCTGACCTTTCATTAGTTCAAATGATTACCTTACTTGGTGTATTAATGATTACATCAAAAGGCGCTGCTGGTGTAACGGGTTCAGGTTTCATTACCCTTGCTGCAACACTTGCTGCTTTCCCAATGGTTCCGGTTGAAGGTATCGCGTTATTAATCGGTGTTGACCGTTTCATGTCAGAAGCACGTGCAGTGACAAACTTAATCGGTAATGGTGTCGCATGTATCGTCGTTTCAAAATCTGAAAAAGAATTTACATCTAACGAAGTTTCAAAATCTATTGCCATCAAATAA
- the argB gene encoding acetylglutamate kinase, which translates to MTTFKSTHPTARKMVIKLGGSTLEGLNEAFFRNFKALQAQGIQLIITHGGGPAINRALASAGIQSHTVNGLRVTSEEMIELVQSTLIGKVNPALVYELNEAGILAIGLNGFDGQLLKSTFLDQSTYGYVGQVTHVNTALIDTLLTEKIVPVVACIGATNDGQALNINGDTVASEIALAVGADCLLLVTDVEGIRINDAYQTEVTRAQIEQWIHEEHIYGGMIPKVQGALNCLKAGIPSVQIVNETLTGTTILSEELVK; encoded by the coding sequence ATGACTACGTTCAAATCAACGCATCCTACCGCTCGTAAAATGGTCATCAAGCTTGGAGGTAGTACATTAGAAGGTCTAAATGAGGCCTTCTTTCGTAATTTCAAAGCACTTCAAGCACAGGGGATTCAACTAATTATTACTCATGGTGGCGGTCCGGCTATTAATCGTGCATTAGCATCAGCAGGTATCCAGTCACATACAGTAAATGGATTGCGTGTAACAAGTGAAGAAATGATTGAGCTTGTACAATCGACACTAATTGGCAAAGTAAATCCTGCACTCGTTTATGAGTTAAACGAAGCTGGCATTTTGGCAATTGGTTTAAATGGCTTCGATGGACAATTATTAAAAAGTACATTTCTCGATCAATCGACATATGGTTATGTGGGCCAAGTAACACATGTCAATACAGCGCTAATCGATACCTTATTGACAGAAAAAATTGTTCCAGTAGTTGCCTGTATAGGGGCGACAAATGACGGACAAGCACTTAATATTAATGGTGATACCGTTGCAAGTGAAATTGCATTAGCGGTTGGTGCAGACTGCTTATTATTAGTGACAGATGTTGAAGGTATTCGCATAAATGACGCGTATCAAACGGAAGTGACACGGGCTCAAATAGAACAATGGATTCATGAAGAGCATATTTATGGAGGTATGATTCCAAAAGTGCAAGGTGCATTAAATTGCTTGAAAGCGGGTATTCCATCCGTACAAATTGTCAATGAGACATTAACAGGTACAACTATACTAAGTGAGGAGCTTGTCAAATGA
- a CDS encoding PstS family phosphate ABC transporter substrate-binding protein → MERKSYISEIFSAIILLMAFGFFVLPVLFIMLISGSTYYIPLILVLVAVLYIFLVFLIFKVSLSKKNKKIFTGISLFAILLASIQPIYEWIDNQVSTVNAEVDIYQYMPFVEKNQVVKLPVPATLQLEKSLPKMDGATALYPLYSAIAQAVYPENHYDPYSSAVMVNQTHEAYSNLINGKVDMIFVAGPSDQQLARAEANGIELKRTPIGKEAFVFFVNNKNEIDNLTLQQIKEIYSGNITNWSEVGGKNDSIRAFQRPQDSGSQTALQRLMGDTPIMEAPSEDVATGMGGIINEVSQYKNYKNAIGYTFRYYSNEMVRNKEIKLLAIDGVEPTKETIRANTYPITSEFYIVTSGEPEGNVRALIDWVLSDEGQALVEQAGYVPISSYK, encoded by the coding sequence ATGGAAAGGAAATCTTATATTAGTGAAATTTTTAGCGCAATTATTTTATTGATGGCATTCGGCTTTTTTGTACTGCCAGTTCTATTTATTATGTTAATAAGCGGATCAACATATTATATTCCACTAATTCTTGTACTTGTGGCGGTTCTTTATATTTTCTTAGTGTTCTTAATATTTAAGGTGTCTCTAAGTAAGAAAAATAAAAAAATTTTCACAGGCATCTCGTTATTTGCCATTTTACTAGCTTCGATTCAGCCAATTTATGAATGGATAGATAATCAAGTTTCAACGGTCAATGCAGAAGTTGATATTTATCAATACATGCCATTTGTAGAGAAAAATCAAGTTGTAAAATTGCCTGTTCCTGCAACACTACAGTTAGAAAAATCATTACCAAAAATGGATGGTGCTACCGCGTTATATCCGTTATATTCAGCTATTGCGCAAGCGGTCTATCCAGAAAATCATTATGACCCTTATTCAAGTGCTGTTATGGTCAATCAAACACATGAAGCCTATTCGAATTTAATTAATGGAAAAGTAGATATGATTTTCGTTGCAGGACCATCTGATCAGCAGTTAGCTCGTGCAGAAGCAAACGGAATTGAGTTAAAACGAACACCGATTGGAAAAGAGGCCTTCGTATTTTTTGTGAATAATAAAAATGAAATTGATAATTTAACATTGCAACAAATAAAAGAAATCTACTCAGGAAATATTACGAACTGGTCTGAAGTAGGCGGAAAAAACGATTCGATTCGAGCATTTCAAAGACCGCAAGATAGCGGCTCACAAACAGCTTTACAACGATTAATGGGAGACACACCCATTATGGAAGCCCCATCAGAAGATGTCGCTACGGGAATGGGTGGCATCATTAATGAAGTTTCTCAATACAAAAATTATAAGAATGCCATAGGGTATACATTTCGCTATTACTCAAATGAAATGGTGCGCAATAAGGAAATCAAATTATTAGCGATTGATGGAGTTGAACCAACAAAAGAAACAATACGCGCAAATACGTACCCGATTACTTCGGAATTTTATATCGTAACGAGTGGGGAGCCAGAAGGAAATGTTCGAGCTTTAATCGATTGGGTATTATCTGATGAAGGGCAGGCATTAGTAGAACAGGCTGGATACGTTCCGATATCTTCCTATAAATAA
- a CDS encoding transglycosylase domain-containing protein, translated as MKEWLEKLNEKIEILASSKQMRHFRIAGGVFWNLFLLAIIFIVTVTIFVGSVGAGYFASLVKDEPLRLKEEMREQIFSYEETSEIYFANELYIGKIRTDLDRRETSLANIAPMVINAVLATEDEYFREHPGIVPKAVIRGLLQDVSNSSTQTGGSTLTQQLIKNQILTNEVSYERKAKEILLAYRLEHFMTKEEILEAYLNIIPYGRNSSGRNIAGIETAAQGIFGIKASELNLPQAAYIAGIPQAPFKYTPFTNKGEKKSAEGMKPGVDRMKTVLFRMNEVGYITNQEYEQAITYNITQDFKDYEERPEDKYPWLTAELETRAKEIFAQTLAEKDGIDPARLKEESNLNEKYTILADRTIRSGGYRIYSTIDKDMYDAMQQVTDEFTLYGQTYKKKVKDPETGEEIEVDVPVQTGSIVIDNKTGRILSFVGGRDHALEQLNHATQAYRSNGSTMKPLLAYAPALEYGVIGAGSPVVDVKFVREYDDYKPVNYNPEQELGIIPARQALASSQNLPVLRLYDSILDKRPASYLEKMGFSKLTSGDYVNLSTSIGGLTHGATVEENTNAYATFANGGKFVDAYMIDRIEDLDGNIIYQHEVEPVEVFSEETAYMMTDMLRDVLQQGGTATRAQSLLKFSSDFAAKTGTTQDHKDVWLVGYNPTISMGVWIGYDQPRTLFAFNNKYQHPSYRVNTLWANYMNALYDIDSEFIGTKESFKQPAGVVTKEFCGISGLAPSSSCANAGLITSDLFNKNNLPTQPDDSFVSSTTVIINGGSYAALPTTPTEFVEMKGYGLNQTFIDRMLGKLGGDASKLLSFSSGNGVSTGAQFSADSVAPTSVFATLSNGTLSWSASASNDVVGYRVYNISNGSHTFVASKRSYEGLQINVSSGTRYVVVAVDITGLESAYSNEVGEIIEIPPPIEEPIDPVETDIPDEPDDSIEDLDLDLSDLTGE; from the coding sequence GTGAAAGAATGGCTTGAAAAATTGAATGAAAAAATCGAAATCCTTGCTTCTTCAAAGCAGATGCGCCACTTCCGAATCGCGGGCGGTGTATTTTGGAACTTATTCCTTTTAGCTATAATTTTTATTGTCACAGTCACAATATTTGTCGGCAGTGTCGGTGCGGGTTACTTCGCTTCATTAGTGAAAGACGAACCTTTACGATTAAAAGAAGAAATGCGCGAACAAATATTTAGCTATGAAGAAACAAGTGAAATTTATTTTGCAAATGAGCTTTACATTGGAAAAATTCGTACAGATTTAGACCGCCGTGAAACATCACTAGCCAATATAGCACCCATGGTCATCAATGCTGTACTTGCTACAGAAGATGAATATTTCCGTGAACACCCTGGTATTGTGCCAAAAGCAGTAATACGTGGGCTTTTACAAGACGTATCGAACTCTTCTACACAAACAGGTGGTTCAACACTTACACAACAATTAATCAAAAATCAAATTTTAACAAATGAAGTGTCATACGAACGTAAAGCTAAGGAAATTTTACTTGCCTATCGTTTAGAACACTTTATGACAAAGGAAGAAATTTTAGAGGCTTATTTAAATATCATTCCTTATGGACGTAATTCATCTGGTCGAAACATTGCAGGTATCGAAACAGCTGCACAAGGAATTTTTGGTATAAAAGCATCTGAATTGAATTTACCACAGGCAGCCTATATTGCAGGTATTCCTCAAGCACCTTTCAAATACACACCTTTCACAAATAAAGGTGAGAAAAAGAGTGCAGAAGGAATGAAGCCTGGTGTAGACCGAATGAAAACAGTATTATTCCGTATGAATGAAGTTGGCTATATTACGAACCAGGAATATGAACAAGCAATTACTTATAATATTACCCAAGATTTTAAAGACTATGAAGAACGTCCAGAAGATAAATACCCTTGGTTAACAGCTGAGCTTGAAACACGTGCAAAAGAAATTTTTGCGCAAACGCTCGCTGAAAAAGATGGCATTGATCCTGCACGTTTAAAAGAAGAATCCAATTTAAATGAAAAGTATACAATTTTAGCAGATCGTACAATTCGTTCAGGTGGCTATCGTATTTATTCGACAATTGATAAAGATATGTATGATGCGATGCAACAAGTAACAGACGAATTCACATTGTACGGACAAACATATAAGAAAAAAGTTAAAGATCCTGAAACAGGTGAAGAAATAGAAGTGGACGTTCCTGTTCAAACAGGTAGCATTGTCATTGATAACAAAACGGGAAGAATTTTAAGCTTTGTTGGTGGTCGTGATCATGCACTAGAGCAGTTAAATCACGCAACGCAAGCTTATCGTTCGAATGGTTCTACAATGAAGCCATTACTTGCCTATGCACCAGCGCTTGAATACGGTGTTATCGGTGCAGGTAGCCCAGTAGTCGATGTCAAATTTGTACGTGAATATGACGACTATAAACCAGTAAACTACAATCCAGAACAAGAGCTTGGGATTATCCCTGCGCGTCAAGCGTTGGCCTCTTCTCAAAACTTGCCAGTATTACGCCTATACGATTCGATTTTAGATAAACGCCCTGCTTCATATTTAGAAAAAATGGGCTTTTCAAAATTAACGAGTGGTGACTATGTTAACTTATCGACATCTATCGGTGGATTAACTCATGGAGCTACCGTTGAAGAAAATACAAATGCCTATGCGACATTTGCCAATGGTGGTAAATTCGTAGATGCCTATATGATTGACAGAATTGAAGATTTAGATGGTAATATCATTTATCAACATGAAGTAGAACCAGTCGAAGTCTTTAGTGAAGAAACAGCCTATATGATGACAGATATGCTACGTGACGTCTTACAACAAGGCGGTACTGCAACACGTGCGCAAAGCTTATTAAAGTTCTCGTCCGACTTTGCCGCTAAAACTGGTACAACTCAGGACCATAAAGATGTTTGGCTAGTTGGTTACAATCCAACTATTTCAATGGGCGTATGGATAGGCTATGACCAGCCGAGAACATTATTTGCATTTAATAATAAGTATCAACATCCAAGTTATCGTGTTAATACGCTTTGGGCGAATTACATGAATGCTTTATATGATATTGATTCTGAATTTATCGGAACAAAAGAAAGCTTTAAGCAACCAGCAGGTGTAGTAACTAAAGAATTCTGTGGTATTTCTGGATTAGCACCTTCGTCATCTTGCGCAAATGCTGGCTTAATTACTTCAGATTTATTCAATAAAAATAACTTACCAACACAGCCAGATGATAGTTTTGTTTCATCTACAACGGTTATTATAAATGGTGGATCCTATGCAGCCTTACCAACAACACCAACAGAATTTGTTGAAATGAAAGGCTACGGGTTAAACCAAACATTTATCGATCGTATGCTTGGCAAGCTAGGTGGCGATGCATCCAAACTATTATCATTCAGCTCAGGTAATGGTGTTTCAACAGGGGCACAGTTCTCTGCTGATAGCGTTGCACCGACTTCTGTATTTGCAACATTATCAAACGGTACATTATCGTGGTCTGCATCTGCTTCAAATGATGTCGTCGGCTATCGTGTCTATAATATTTCAAATGGTTCACATACATTCGTTGCATCCAAGAGATCCTACGAAGGCTTACAGATTAATGTATCATCCGGTACACGTTATGTCGTTGTAGCAGTCGATATTACAGGATTAGAATCTGCTTATTCAAATGAAGTAGGTGAAATCATAGAAATTCCACCGCCAATTGAAGAACCGATTGATCCTGTTGAAACAGATATTCCAGATGAACCAGATGATTCGATTGAAGACCTTGATCTTGATTTATCGGATTTAACAGGTGAATAA